GCCCAATGGACTGACAATGTAGAAGGTGGTGGGAAGAGTCTGGATAAGGAAGGCTATGGATAGAGTGTAATGGCTCTCATTGGAAAAAACTTATATTCAGCAGCCTGACGACGACTCCATGCTgttcatataattataatttctaaattagctTTAGTTTAGTAAGAGTCTTCAACTGTGGCTAGTGTAAGTGATCTGACAAGCAGTTTAACATTGTGGTACTTTGCTTAGAAATAACTTAGGATGTTTAATGAAAAATTGCAGTAAAGTACAaactttttgattaaaaaataactttgttttAGGAATCATCTTAACTGGATATGCGACAGCTCTTGGACTGGGAGCATTGGTGTTACCACATGACGTCTCTCACTATATTACAATGATTGAAGGATTGAACCTATCTCCGGCGACCATCTTTTTAGCTAAGGTATTACTTGCGGCACCTTTTGGTTACCATTTCGCTAATGGAATTAGACATCTTTACTGGGATACTGCTAAAGGTTTAACTATCAAAGAGGTATATTCCACGGGCTATGCTATGTTAGGAGGGGCTCTTGCCATCACATTGTTCCTGGCTGCattataattatgttaaatGATAATAGGATAAATAGAAATTGTTGACGtttggtataattatttattttcgttCTCATTTTAAGtggtgtaataaattttgttGAATAAACATAAACTGATTTTGTGTTGATAATGAGATTTTATTTTACAGTCTCTTTTTACTCTATGAAATAGTTAACATTGgcttaattaaatataaattagaCAACTCCACAAGCATTCAGAACATCAtggatatttttgaatttttcgaagtCTATTTTCTCTGTAGTTGCCAAACCCTTTGCATTGTtctgaaacagaaaaaaaattggtgagTATTAATTGAAGTGATATATTGTAGTAAATTGTGAGTACCTAATACCTTCtcagtctgagaggagacctgtgctcagtagtgagccgccaatgggttgatcatgatgatgattacctTGTTtacttaaatccatacttatatacttataatatattaactgcgaatgtgtgtctgtctgctagcttttcacggcccaacagtgtaaccgatttt
The window above is part of the Maniola jurtina chromosome 12, ilManJurt1.1, whole genome shotgun sequence genome. Proteins encoded here:
- the LOC123870309 gene encoding succinate dehydrogenase cytochrome b560 subunit, mitochondrial-like, which encodes MAFYCCGRLGNSALLGNLAKFRTALGTATYAQAASVPKITFKKFEPPKEEHYDIKNERLNRPLSPHLTIYQFQLTSVLSITHRTAGIILTGYATALGLGALVLPHDVSHYITMIEGLNLSPATIFLAKVLLAAPFGYHFANGIRHLYWDTAKGLTIKEVYSTGYAMLGGALAITLFLAAL